A single window of Psychromonas ingrahamii 37 DNA harbors:
- a CDS encoding DUF2189 domain-containing protein, whose product MSEKHFILGGDIKKSLSEAHHFDIKSLFKDAFVITKKNFLSLAVASFATIVPLGLAYLYIFQSFGEADQTMQMVLNYIITLLVAPPLLTALQMMGIHHSVGLKTKANDLFKYFNLILKLSLATMIVSLVSNLVSLGLTQVFGSIGLQISIVALLYFNMVFCLVNPLIAEKKLAPFLAIKLSFKIVNKNLLQFSFIYLLLMVLFFIGIITSGIGLLFIFPFYFNVMGIIYRQVCGVRVLAVEGSSPADNDNDRSSGFEA is encoded by the coding sequence ATGAGTGAAAAACATTTTATTTTAGGGGGTGATATTAAAAAGTCACTCAGCGAAGCTCATCACTTCGATATTAAATCTCTTTTTAAAGACGCTTTTGTTATCACCAAAAAGAATTTCCTGTCTCTGGCTGTTGCAAGTTTTGCGACTATCGTTCCCTTGGGCCTTGCATACCTGTATATTTTTCAATCTTTTGGCGAAGCTGATCAGACCATGCAAATGGTACTTAATTATATTATTACTTTATTGGTTGCACCGCCGCTATTAACGGCATTACAAATGATGGGCATTCATCACTCTGTCGGTTTGAAAACGAAAGCGAATGATCTTTTTAAATACTTTAATCTTATCCTGAAACTATCACTGGCAACAATGATTGTCAGTTTAGTCTCCAATCTTGTTTCGCTGGGGCTAACCCAGGTATTTGGCAGTATTGGCTTACAAATCTCTATTGTTGCTCTGTTATATTTCAATATGGTCTTTTGCCTGGTGAATCCCCTGATTGCAGAAAAAAAATTAGCGCCTTTCTTAGCGATTAAATTATCTTTTAAGATAGTCAATAAAAACTTACTGCAATTTTCTTTTATTTATTTATTATTAATGGTGTTATTTTTTATTGGCATTATTACTTCCGGTATAGGTTTATTGTTCATTTTTCCTTTTTATTTTAATGTCATGGGTATTATTTATCGTCAAGTTTGTGGTGTGAGAGTTTTGGCAGTAGAAGGCAGCTCGCCAGCAGATAACGATAATGATCGTAGTTCCGGTTTTGAGGCTTAA
- a CDS encoding DUF2987 domain-containing protein: protein MRLGFFLVLLLTMTTTTSSVLASPLKLNYSLFFGYMKTIYKLDYEYVTTAFYLQDKDSGQACLIKNAQIVVDQKREPITFTTQGQLLPFYSQQHRKDGAMIEVELLAGQENYQCDLQVTLMAKEFESVQLSDPKLALISEQLEGILKKNAGMIGKYFLPTFSGVRLQLTEPLSKQQLSALPKQVNLSENGDLLISNVLLNSDLTDSTVLLKIDRITPWITP, encoded by the coding sequence ATGCGCTTGGGATTTTTTTTGGTTTTATTGCTAACAATGACGACAACAACAAGTAGTGTCTTAGCCTCGCCCTTAAAATTAAATTATTCGCTTTTTTTTGGCTATATGAAAACCATCTATAAGCTTGATTATGAATATGTAACAACGGCTTTTTATTTGCAGGATAAAGATTCCGGGCAGGCATGTTTAATCAAAAATGCACAAATCGTTGTGGATCAAAAACGTGAACCGATAACCTTTACAACACAAGGTCAGTTATTGCCTTTTTATTCACAGCAGCATCGTAAAGATGGTGCGATGATTGAGGTCGAATTGTTAGCCGGGCAGGAAAATTATCAATGTGATTTGCAAGTTACTCTGATGGCTAAAGAGTTTGAATCAGTGCAATTATCAGATCCTAAACTTGCACTAATAAGCGAACAACTTGAGGGCATCTTAAAAAAGAATGCCGGTATGATAGGCAAATATTTTTTACCCACTTTTTCAGGTGTCCGTCTGCAACTCACTGAGCCGCTTAGTAAACAACAGTTATCAGCCTTACCTAAACAAGTGAATTTGTCAGAAAATGGGGATCTGTTAATATCAAATGTGCTGTTGAATTCAGACTTAACAGACAGTACTGTCCTGCTGAAGATTGACCGCATTACCCCCTGGATAACCCCATAA
- a CDS encoding phosphotransferase: MSLLTCRELIRTELTGNELTWITAQQSDRLVSIEPLVQALTNVVFLLTLANNKKIIFKRLNLSARDISDRKCEFKVDNLATLAGLTPKVIACCTRYKLQEYFVGKELSCFPVNKELINLLALQLKKIHQLPALHAQPQRLSLTLKQLKQRIKLDIDEAHFSVMLKRAIALDKGSARNVLCHGDLSLNNLLINDWQQVMILDWEYATLACPAYDLASCMCINRLDNLQQESLIAAYHHLHNADILISLSALRRECRLYFSVFSYLNALWEKCFLVNEISQAEDKTSGA; this comes from the coding sequence TTGTCCCTTTTAACCTGCAGAGAGTTAATCCGCACAGAGTTAACCGGGAACGAATTAACCTGGATTACTGCACAACAAAGTGATCGGCTCGTGAGCATTGAGCCGCTTGTGCAGGCGCTGACCAATGTGGTTTTTTTGTTAACCTTAGCCAATAATAAAAAAATCATTTTCAAACGCTTAAACCTGAGTGCAAGAGATATCAGTGATAGAAAGTGTGAATTCAAGGTTGATAATCTTGCCACGCTTGCAGGTTTGACACCTAAGGTTATTGCCTGTTGCACGCGCTATAAATTGCAGGAATATTTTGTGGGGAAAGAGTTAAGTTGTTTTCCCGTCAATAAAGAGCTCATTAATCTGCTCGCTTTACAGTTGAAAAAAATTCATCAACTACCGGCATTGCATGCCCAACCACAAAGATTAAGTCTTACCCTAAAGCAGCTTAAACAAAGAATAAAGCTGGACATTGATGAAGCACATTTTTCTGTTATGTTAAAGCGCGCTATCGCCTTGGACAAAGGCAGTGCTAGAAATGTTTTGTGTCATGGTGACTTGTCTTTAAATAATCTGTTAATCAATGACTGGCAACAGGTAATGATTTTAGATTGGGAGTATGCCACGCTGGCTTGCCCTGCTTATGATTTAGCGTCCTGTATGTGTATAAATCGCCTGGATAACCTGCAGCAGGAAAGCTTAATTGCTGCGTATCATCATTTACACAATGCTGATATTTTGATCTCATTATCTGCACTGCGCAGGGAGTGCAGATTGTACTTTTCTGTCTTTAGTTATCTTAATGCCTTGTGGGAAAAGTGTTTTTTAGTCAATGAGATATCACAGGCAGAAGATAAAACCTCTGGTGCTTAA
- a CDS encoding phosphoglycolate phosphatase, which yields MKFTSKEVILFDLDGTLIDSAPDLSLAVNHMLSALQRPTFEQDIIRSWVGNGAEVLVKRGLSGQDVIDENIDPDLVEKSLQLFFNFYKKNLCVDTKLYPSVRACLKILKAKGYRLVIVTNKPFEFIEPILEGLELTGLFEMLLGGDSLEKRKPDALPLLHVCEKLSVTVEQCLMVGDSKNDILAAKAAKMESIGLTYGYNYGEDISRYNPEAVFDDFSDIVATLS from the coding sequence TTGAAATTTACTAGCAAAGAAGTTATCTTGTTTGATTTAGACGGTACCCTTATTGACAGTGCACCAGACTTATCATTAGCCGTTAACCATATGTTAAGTGCACTGCAACGCCCCACTTTTGAGCAAGATATCATTCGCTCTTGGGTTGGTAATGGTGCGGAAGTTCTGGTTAAAAGAGGTTTGTCAGGACAAGATGTGATCGATGAAAATATTGATCCGGACTTAGTTGAAAAATCATTACAACTGTTCTTTAACTTTTATAAAAAAAACTTATGTGTTGATACCAAACTTTATCCTAGTGTGCGCGCCTGTTTAAAAATATTAAAAGCCAAAGGTTACCGCTTAGTGATTGTAACCAATAAACCCTTTGAATTTATCGAACCCATCTTAGAAGGGTTAGAATTGACCGGCTTGTTTGAAATGTTATTAGGGGGCGATAGTCTGGAAAAACGAAAACCTGATGCTTTACCTTTATTACATGTTTGTGAAAAACTTTCCGTCACCGTTGAGCAGTGTTTGATGGTTGGTGATTCGAAAAATGATATTCTGGCTGCCAAGGCAGCTAAGATGGAATCTATCGGTCTAACTTATGGGTATAATTATGGCGAAGATATTAGCCGCTATAATCCCGAAGCTGTTTTTGATGATTTTTCTGATATTGTCGCAACACTCAGTTAA
- a CDS encoding FAD-dependent oxidoreductase: MESQKKQVNKSSQFNVGIVGGGIAGSSLALYLSELGINVSLLEKGEGLVNGPPICHLHAGGNFYREISEQQCLTLLAQSIDLLRLYPFAADYRPTVLAVPKHDDGTVDELLPRLHKLQLEYQRLIDENPDNKVLGESRDYFRLFEREQLEALALQEPSQDPQSLEQWMIPIAKYVDLDKLKFPLILVQEFGLNTFRLGAGCTLSLQKNPHCQLLTNSFVTNIIASETGQSWLVDYQQEGVNKQAEFDYLINAAGFRSGKIDDMLGFKRQRLVEFKAAYIARWSDSDCLWPEVVFHGKRGTPNGMAQFTPYPGGYFQLHGMTGDITLFDEGLVNSSEQSAQPKLAEKFLKKIDYKWSEQEMVTRTDRSIELLGSYIPSFKSAKIGAKPLFGAQQIPGGDPTLRATDVSFVNERYARCEAVKASSVLTCADEIVKQMSACYLIDPSIKPTRSFPVTQSISEEEIKEQAEKSAQRRDYPLPLAHLNVAKLPLT; the protein is encoded by the coding sequence GTGGAAAGTCAAAAGAAACAGGTAAATAAAAGCAGTCAGTTTAATGTTGGAATAGTTGGCGGTGGTATTGCGGGATCAAGTCTCGCGTTATATTTAAGTGAATTAGGGATAAATGTCTCCTTGCTTGAAAAAGGAGAGGGTTTAGTTAATGGACCTCCTATTTGCCATCTGCATGCGGGTGGCAATTTCTACCGGGAAATTTCCGAACAGCAATGTTTGACGCTCCTTGCGCAGTCGATTGATCTGTTGCGTTTATATCCCTTTGCAGCCGACTACCGACCAACGGTATTGGCGGTACCCAAACATGATGACGGCACGGTCGATGAGCTGCTCCCGCGTCTGCATAAACTGCAGTTAGAGTACCAGCGTTTGATTGACGAGAATCCTGATAATAAAGTGCTCGGTGAAAGCCGGGATTACTTTCGTTTATTTGAACGCGAGCAGCTGGAGGCATTGGCGTTGCAGGAGCCCAGTCAAGATCCTCAGAGCTTAGAGCAGTGGATGATTCCCATTGCTAAATATGTTGATTTGGATAAGCTTAAATTTCCGCTGATCCTGGTTCAAGAATTCGGCTTGAATACCTTTCGTTTAGGGGCCGGCTGCACACTCTCTTTGCAGAAAAATCCGCATTGTCAATTACTCACCAACTCCTTCGTTACCAACATTATCGCTTCTGAGACAGGCCAATCCTGGCTGGTAGACTACCAACAGGAAGGGGTAAATAAACAGGCTGAATTTGATTATTTAATTAATGCAGCGGGTTTTAGAAGCGGTAAGATTGATGACATGTTAGGTTTTAAACGCCAGCGGCTGGTCGAGTTTAAGGCAGCTTATATTGCGCGCTGGTCAGACTCTGATTGTCTGTGGCCGGAAGTTGTTTTTCATGGAAAACGGGGTACCCCTAATGGCATGGCGCAATTTACGCCTTATCCCGGCGGCTACTTTCAGTTGCATGGTATGACTGGTGATATTACCCTGTTCGATGAGGGTTTGGTTAATAGCAGTGAGCAAAGTGCGCAACCAAAATTAGCCGAAAAATTTCTCAAAAAAATCGACTATAAATGGTCCGAGCAGGAGATGGTTACCCGTACTGACCGTTCTATAGAACTTCTTGGTTCTTATATTCCAAGTTTTAAGTCTGCGAAAATCGGTGCTAAACCCTTATTTGGCGCACAGCAAATACCCGGCGGCGATCCAACATTAAGAGCGACAGATGTCTCTTTTGTCAATGAAAGATATGCGCGTTGCGAAGCCGTGAAAGCCTCTTCTGTTTTAACCTGCGCAGATGAGATTGTTAAGCAGATGTCCGCTTGTTATTTAATCGATCCAAGCATCAAACCGACCCGTTCTTTTCCCGTCACCCAAAGCATTAGCGAGGAGGAAATCAAGGAGCAGGCGGAAAAATCAGCACAGCGACGTGATTATCCTTTGCCCTTAGCACATCTTAATGTTGCAAAACTTCCATTGACCTAA
- a CDS encoding anti-phage deoxyguanosine triphosphatase — protein sequence MNLENNNPAQQSVPKLIISQQWLTRLADEPGKKRLCDQRTPFQRDKARVLHSAAFRRLQSKTQIHNNGLSDFYRTRLTHSLEVAQIGAGIVEYLKLTQPELLTLLPGNNLIETICLSHDIGHPPFGHGGETALNYMMINHGGFEGNGQTFRILTQLEPYTEFNGMNLTRRSLLGLLKYPVCLSQLSAPYPTDTSRNFRELKTEEWMPAKGIYDHDKALLDAVLEPLSESDQALFKTVRPQNGNLQFHKKSRYKSIDCSIMEIADDIAYGVHDLEDAIAMGFISKSLWQEKVATQLAKITDFCLLDQLPEITDNLFSLQHFKRKDAIGALVNALITSIQIKKVRADFHDPLLAYNAYLAPAMFEVLKILKGFVLNYVIKSPDLQIMEYRGQQIVMELFEAFNAGPLRFLPEQVKTLWRAQQGDISREKRVIADYISSLTDNHALRLHSRLFSSHQSPAMIGQHSF from the coding sequence ATGAATTTAGAAAATAATAACCCTGCACAGCAATCGGTGCCTAAATTAATAATATCGCAGCAATGGCTAACCCGACTGGCTGATGAACCGGGTAAAAAACGTCTTTGTGATCAACGTACCCCTTTTCAGCGCGATAAAGCGCGTGTATTACACTCAGCAGCCTTCCGCCGTTTACAGTCTAAAACCCAAATTCACAATAACGGTTTAAGTGATTTCTATCGTACCCGCCTGACCCACTCTCTGGAAGTTGCTCAAATTGGCGCGGGGATAGTCGAATATTTAAAATTGACTCAGCCGGAGTTATTAACTTTATTACCCGGTAATAATCTGATTGAAACCATCTGTTTAAGTCACGATATTGGTCATCCGCCTTTTGGTCATGGGGGTGAAACGGCTTTAAATTATATGATGATTAATCATGGTGGTTTTGAGGGCAATGGGCAAACATTTCGAATCTTAACCCAGCTTGAACCCTACACTGAGTTTAATGGTATGAACTTGACCCGGAGAAGTTTATTAGGTTTATTAAAATATCCGGTCTGCCTGAGCCAGTTAAGTGCACCTTATCCAACGGATACCAGTCGCAATTTTCGAGAATTAAAAACCGAAGAGTGGATGCCGGCAAAAGGTATTTACGATCATGATAAGGCTTTATTAGATGCCGTTCTGGAACCCTTATCAGAGAGCGATCAAGCATTATTTAAAACCGTTCGCCCGCAAAACGGCAATCTGCAATTCCATAAAAAATCACGCTATAAATCAATAGATTGCTCGATCATGGAGATTGCCGATGATATTGCTTACGGCGTACATGATTTAGAGGATGCCATTGCGATGGGGTTTATCAGTAAATCATTATGGCAGGAAAAAGTGGCAACACAACTTGCCAAAATAACTGATTTTTGTCTTCTGGATCAGCTCCCCGAGATAACCGACAATCTGTTTTCTCTGCAGCACTTTAAACGTAAAGATGCGATTGGTGCCCTGGTTAATGCACTAATCACCTCCATTCAGATTAAAAAAGTAAGGGCTGATTTTCACGATCCACTGCTCGCTTATAACGCTTATTTAGCGCCAGCTATGTTTGAGGTATTAAAGATACTGAAAGGCTTTGTTTTAAATTATGTTATTAAAAGCCCTGATTTACAGATTATGGAATATCGCGGGCAACAGATTGTAATGGAATTATTTGAAGCCTTTAATGCAGGCCCGTTACGGTTTTTACCTGAACAGGTAAAAACCTTGTGGAGAGCACAACAAGGGGATATTTCCCGCGAAAAACGGGTTATCGCTGATTACATATCAAGCCTTACGGACAATCATGCCCTGCGCCTGCACTCGCGTTTATTCAGCAGTCATCAAAGCCCGGCAATGATTGGCCAACACAGTTTTTGA
- a CDS encoding DUF4250 domain-containing protein, which produces MMEIKNLLSMDSEIVFGIINERLRLECDSLDELSHRYNLDTQALIEKLKSVGYHYNSTTNQFKAD; this is translated from the coding sequence ATGATGGAAATTAAAAACTTATTAAGCATGGACAGTGAAATTGTTTTTGGCATTATCAATGAACGGTTACGGCTGGAGTGCGATAGTTTAGATGAACTGTCACATCGTTATAACCTGGATACTCAGGCATTAATTGAAAAATTAAAATCGGTTGGTTACCACTACAATTCGACTACTAATCAATTTAAAGCCGATTAG
- a CDS encoding methylated-DNA--[protein]-cysteine S-methyltransferase, translating into MNHYCYYNSPTGTLTLQANAQGLLGVWFETQHTQPENLGLLNKQQPILIQARVQLEEYFRGEREYFTLPVAATGTVFQQQVWSALATIPFGKTWCYQELANAIGNPNAVRAVGLANSKNPISIIIPCHRVIGKNGKLTGYAGGVERKQALLEHEGVILS; encoded by the coding sequence ATGAACCACTACTGCTATTACAATAGTCCAACCGGTACACTGACCCTGCAGGCAAATGCGCAGGGTTTACTGGGGGTCTGGTTTGAAACCCAGCATACGCAACCTGAAAACCTCGGGCTGTTGAATAAACAGCAGCCGATATTGATACAGGCAAGAGTGCAGTTGGAGGAATATTTCAGGGGGGAGCGGGAGTATTTTACGCTGCCGGTAGCTGCTACCGGCACTGTTTTCCAGCAACAAGTATGGTCTGCTCTTGCGACTATTCCCTTTGGTAAAACATGGTGCTATCAGGAACTTGCCAATGCGATAGGTAACCCTAATGCGGTACGCGCAGTCGGCCTTGCAAACAGTAAAAACCCTATTTCGATTATTATTCCATGTCATCGTGTGATTGGCAAAAATGGCAAACTGACAGGTTATGCTGGAGGCGTTGAACGTAAACAAGCCTTACTAGAGCATGAAGGGGTCATATTGAGCTGA
- a CDS encoding DUF3389 domain-containing protein → MLIKFNQGRIIANNRDIMIKLEGDAKVTLQAQVDEISLLGGANVITALGSGLSWSLRLDNREQLDNLAAAVGIPIQEN, encoded by the coding sequence ATGCTAATTAAATTTAACCAGGGCCGCATAATAGCCAATAATAGAGATATCATGATCAAGCTTGAAGGTGATGCAAAAGTGACGCTGCAGGCTCAAGTTGATGAAATTTCACTGCTCGGTGGTGCAAATGTGATCACTGCTTTAGGGAGTGGACTCAGTTGGTCTCTGCGCTTGGACAATCGTGAACAACTCGATAATCTAGCCGCTGCCGTCGGCATTCCAATTCAGGAAAATTAA
- a CDS encoding type III PLP-dependent enzyme — MLTQPLKYYSQSTFERICAKAKEVETPFVIIDSATVEDHFDALRNNFPWAEIYYALKANPAHEIIDIVNNKEGGFDLASTYELDRVISHGTDPDLISYGNTIKKRADIKYFYDAGIRMFVTDSDADLANIAAMAPGAKVYVRILTEGNLTADWPLSRKFGCQPDMAMDLLVKAQKLGLEPYGVSFHVGSQQRDIGAWDGAIATVKVIFERLKSENNIELQMINMGGGFPAQYIHQTNTLAVYAAEIQRFLIEDFGATLPRIILEPGRSLVANAGILVTEVVQVSRKSNTALHRWVYTDVGLFSGMIETLGEAIKYPLYCETSSPGTGEESEEVVIAGPTCDSADILYEDYKYRLPHSLKEGDRLFWFSTGAYTTSYSAVEFNGFPPLKSYFV; from the coding sequence ATGCTGACGCAACCACTAAAATATTATTCACAGTCTACTTTTGAGCGTATTTGTGCGAAGGCAAAAGAGGTTGAAACCCCCTTTGTCATCATAGACAGTGCCACTGTTGAAGATCATTTTGATGCATTGAGGAACAATTTTCCCTGGGCGGAAATCTATTATGCTTTAAAGGCAAATCCTGCTCATGAAATTATTGATATTGTTAATAATAAAGAGGGGGGATTTGATCTTGCCTCTACCTATGAGCTTGACCGGGTAATCTCCCATGGTACTGATCCGGATCTTATCAGTTATGGCAATACCATCAAAAAACGGGCAGATATTAAATATTTTTATGATGCCGGCATAAGAATGTTTGTTACTGATTCAGATGCTGATCTGGCCAATATTGCCGCCATGGCGCCCGGTGCTAAAGTTTACGTCCGTATTCTTACGGAAGGCAACTTGACCGCTGACTGGCCGCTGTCGCGTAAATTTGGCTGCCAGCCTGATATGGCAATGGATCTTCTGGTCAAAGCTCAAAAACTGGGTTTAGAACCTTATGGTGTTTCATTTCATGTCGGCTCGCAACAACGTGATATTGGTGCCTGGGATGGGGCGATTGCGACGGTGAAAGTTATTTTTGAACGTCTTAAATCAGAAAATAATATTGAATTACAGATGATTAATATGGGGGGAGGTTTTCCTGCTCAGTATATTCATCAGACTAATACTTTAGCAGTCTATGCGGCAGAAATTCAGCGTTTTCTGATTGAGGATTTCGGTGCAACACTGCCGCGCATTATTCTTGAGCCGGGCCGTTCCTTAGTCGCTAATGCGGGGATCCTGGTGACTGAAGTGGTGCAGGTTTCACGTAAGAGTAATACTGCGCTACATCGCTGGGTATATACCGATGTTGGGCTGTTTTCTGGAATGATAGAAACCCTTGGGGAGGCGATTAAATATCCGTTATATTGCGAAACCTCCTCGCCAGGCACGGGGGAGGAATCTGAAGAAGTGGTCATCGCAGGGCCTACCTGTGATAGCGCTGATATTTTGTATGAGGATTATAAATACCGACTACCGCATAGCTTGAAAGAAGGAGACCGGCTTTTTTGGTTTTCAACGGGGGCTTATACCACCTCTTATAGTGCGGTTGAATTTAACGGATTCCCGCCATTAAAATCCTATTTTGTATAA
- a CDS encoding bifunctional GNAT family N-acetyltransferase/carbon-nitrogen hydrolase family protein encodes MEANHVEVRHLTKQDMQELQNACADVYHIDKLNTWDEYAIDTLLSRFPDGQICVCVDGKVVGCALSLIIDYAKFGDDHTYNEITSNMTFTKHDPDGDVLYGIEVFIHPDYRGLRLARRLYVARKELCENLNLRSIMAGGRMPNYSKFADQFTAKQYITKVKEKEIYDPVLSFQLANDFFVRKLLKNYLAGDVESMEYATLLEWPNIYYTRSVKLINAPKTEVRIGLVQWQMRSMADLNDLYEQIEFFVDAVSDYESDFILFPELFNAPLMAQFHHLNIPETIRKLADYTIPIRDKFIEFAITYNINIITGSMPYVVDDKLYNSGFLCRRDGTWERYDKLHVTPSEKRNWIMTGGDKIEVFDTDCGKVGIMICYDVEFPEYVRLLADQGMNILFVPFLTDTQNGYTRVRHCAMARAIENECYVAIAGAVGNLARVNNMDIQYAQSALFTPSDFAFPTTGIKAEATPNSEMSLIVDVNLDLLKALHNHGSVHAMKDRRHDLYSLKRIDKQ; translated from the coding sequence ATGGAAGCCAATCATGTTGAAGTCAGGCATTTAACCAAGCAGGATATGCAGGAACTGCAAAATGCCTGTGCAGATGTATACCACATAGACAAACTTAATACTTGGGATGAATATGCTATAGATACCCTGTTAAGCCGTTTTCCCGATGGGCAAATATGTGTTTGTGTGGACGGTAAAGTGGTCGGTTGTGCTTTGTCATTAATCATTGATTACGCAAAATTTGGCGATGATCATACTTATAATGAAATCACCTCAAATATGACTTTTACTAAGCATGATCCGGATGGGGATGTTCTATATGGTATTGAAGTGTTTATTCATCCTGACTATCGGGGATTAAGACTGGCACGTCGTTTATATGTGGCAAGAAAAGAGTTATGTGAAAATCTTAATTTGCGTTCCATTATGGCGGGTGGTCGTATGCCCAATTATTCAAAATTTGCGGATCAATTCACTGCCAAACAATATATAACCAAAGTAAAAGAAAAAGAAATTTATGATCCGGTATTAAGTTTTCAATTAGCCAATGATTTTTTTGTGCGTAAGCTGCTCAAAAATTACCTTGCCGGTGATGTTGAGTCAATGGAATATGCCACCTTATTAGAATGGCCAAATATTTATTATACCCGTTCAGTTAAACTGATTAATGCACCTAAAACAGAAGTGCGTATTGGTTTAGTACAATGGCAAATGCGCAGCATGGCCGATTTGAATGATCTCTATGAACAAATTGAATTTTTTGTGGATGCGGTATCGGATTATGAAAGTGACTTTATTCTTTTTCCGGAACTGTTTAACGCACCTCTGATGGCCCAATTCCATCATTTAAATATTCCGGAAACTATCCGTAAGTTAGCGGATTATACTATTCCGATTCGTGATAAATTTATTGAGTTTGCTATTACCTACAATATCAATATTATCACCGGCAGCATGCCCTATGTGGTTGACGACAAGCTCTATAATTCCGGGTTTTTATGCCGCCGGGACGGGACTTGGGAGCGTTATGATAAATTACACGTCACCCCTTCAGAAAAAAGAAATTGGATAATGACCGGAGGGGATAAGATTGAAGTCTTTGATACCGACTGTGGCAAAGTGGGGATTATGATCTGCTACGATGTTGAATTTCCAGAATATGTGCGTTTATTGGCTGATCAAGGTATGAATATCTTATTTGTGCCCTTTTTAACTGATACTCAAAATGGTTACACTCGTGTGCGTCATTGTGCCATGGCACGTGCGATTGAAAATGAGTGTTATGTGGCTATTGCAGGGGCGGTCGGTAACCTTGCCCGGGTCAATAATATGGATATTCAGTATGCGCAATCTGCATTGTTTACGCCTTCTGATTTTGCATTTCCAACCACAGGTATTAAAGCGGAAGCAACCCCTAACTCTGAAATGAGCTTAATTGTGGATGTTAATTTAGATCTCTTAAAAGCATTACATAACCACGGCAGTGTGCATGCGATGAAAGATCGCCGCCATGATCTGTATTCGCTTAAACGTATAGATAAACAATGA